The Euphorbia lathyris chromosome 8, ddEupLath1.1, whole genome shotgun sequence genome has a window encoding:
- the LOC136203150 gene encoding heat stress transcription factor A-7a-like: MVAPLDTTSSADGGNVSPSSFSTTFLPKPPEESTIPTSPDKPLQFLPRTEDNPCADGGPPSSTTSSTEFNKSASALDEVEDEVIELVTVKEEEITDDHEVEEEVTGVSTVDSYGFGTKTLSSSSSSSSVHFPKPIEGLHETCPPPFLKKTFEMVEDPETNSIVSWNENGNSFVVWDAYEFSKQLLPKYFKHSNFSSFIRQLNTYGFKKMDPDRWEFANEGFRRGKRHLLKNIKRRSRYNKQQQGAGNVYGCDSANPNLEAEIKNLKDDQDLLRVEISNLRLQQEESENQISSVEERIRFAHSKQLQVVLFLIKAAENRSFIHNLLGRIKQKKEVNEGEFCKKRKLLQVPETSPASHSQSVNSRNQAQEQLATMQTQLTELLGDETEQNKTSPKLFETPLSNEFCSPIQDQKTNMMCNTNDEESVYHLMSEELLDGVVLQNGVDEELDVNDSKFYLELEDLLGKPRTWGGYATELAGCI; encoded by the exons GTCCTCCTTTTCCACTACTTTCTTGCCCAAACCACCTGAGGAATCAACAATTCCAACTTCACCGGACAAACCACTCCAATTCCTTCCCCGGACAGAGGACAACCCCTGCGCTGACGGTGGGCCCCCTTCTTCAACTACGAGTTCAACGGAGTTTAATAAATCGGCGTCGGCTCTAGATGAGGTTGAGGATGAGGTTATCGAATTAGTGACCgtcaaagaagaagagatcacggATGATCAtgaggtggaggaggaggtTACTGGAGTTAGTACTGTTGATTCTTACGGTTTTGGTACTAAAACGTTGTCGTCTTCGTCTTCGTCTTCTTCAGTGCATTTTCCTAAACCAATTGAGGGTTTACATGAAACCTGTCCACCGCCGTTTCTAAAGAAGACGTTCGAGATGGTGGAGGATCCGGAGACCAATTCAATTGTGTCGTGGAACGAAAATGGCAATAGTTTTGTAGTCTGGGATGCCTATGAATTTTCCAAGCAATTACTTCCTAAATATTTCAAGCATTCTAATTTCTCCAGCTTCATTCGTCAGCTCAATACCTAT GGTTTTAAAAAGATGGATCCAGATAGATGGGAGTTCGCAAATGAGGGGTTTCGCAGGGGGAAGAGGCATTTGCTGAAGAACATTAAGAGAAGAAGTAGGTACAACAAACAGCAACAAGGAGCAGGAAATGTTTATGGTTGTGATTCAGCAAATCCTAATTTGGAAGCagaaattaaaaatttgaagGATGATCAAGATCTATTGAGGGTTGAAATCAGCAACCTGAGGCTGCAACAGGAAGAATCAGAGAATCAAATCAGCAGTGTTGAAGAAAGAATTCGATTTGCACACTCTAAGCAATTACAGGTGGTACTCTTCCTCATCAAAGCAGCCGAAAACCGGAGCTTTATTCACAATCTACTTGGGAGAATAAAGCAGAAGAAAGAAGTGAATGAGGGTGAGTTTTGCAAGAAAAGAAAGCTGCTTCAAGTTCCTGAAACTTCACCTGCTAGCCATAGCCAAAGTGTGAATTCCAGAAATCAAGCTCAGGAACAACTAGCCACAATGCAAACTCAACTTACTGAATTACTAGGAGACGAAACAGAGCAAAACAAAACTAGTCCAAAACTGTTTGAAACTCCTTTGAGCAATGAGTTTTGCAGTCCAATTCAAGATCAAAAAACCAATATGATGTGTAATACAAATGATGAAGAATCTGTTTATCATCTAATGTCAGAGGAGCTATTAGATGGAGTAGTTCTTCAAAATGGGGTTGATGAAGAACTAGATGTGAATGACTCAAAATTTTACCTTGAATTGGAGGATTTGTTAGGAAAGCCTAGAACTTGGGGTGGATATGCAACTGAACTTGCCGGTTGTATCTGA